Proteins encoded by one window of Papio anubis isolate 15944 chromosome 7, Panubis1.0, whole genome shotgun sequence:
- the TGM1 gene encoding protein-glutamine gamma-glutamyltransferase K isoform X1: MEGFWVSWLGLPGLRSHPHLFLTGMMDGPRSDVGRWGGNPLQPPTTPSPEPEPEPDRRFRRGGGGRSFWARCCGCCSCRNVADDDWGPEPSDSRGRGSSSGTRRPGSRGSDSRQPVSRGSGVNAAGDGTIREGMLVVTGVDLLSSRSDQNRQEHHTDEYEYDELIVRRGQPFRMLLLLSRTYESSDRITLELLIGNNPEVGKGTHVIIPVGKGGSGGWKAQVTKASGQTLNLRVHTSPNAIIGKFQFTVRTQSDAGEFQLPFDPRNEIYILFNPWCPEDIVYVDHEDWRQEYVLNESGRIYYGTEAQIGERTWNYGQFDHGVLDACLYILDRRGMPYGGRGDPVSVSRVISAMVNSLDDNGVLIGNWSGDYSRGTNPSAWVGSVEILLSYLRTGYSVPYGQCWVFAGVTTTVLRCLGLATRTVTNFNSAHDTDTSLTMDIYFDENMKPLEHLNHDSVWNFHVWNDCWMKRPDLPSGFDGWQVVDATPQETSSGIFCCGPCSVESIKNGLVYMKYDTPFIFAEVNSDKVYWQRQDDGSFKIVYVEEKAIGTLIVTKAIGSNMREDITYLYKHPEGSDAERKAVETAAAHGSKPNVYANRGSAEDVAMQVEAQDAVMGQDLMVSVMLTNHSSSRRTVKLHLYLSVTFYTGVTGTIFKETKKEVELAPGASDRVTMPVAYKEYRPHLVDQGSMLLNVSGHVKESGQVLAKQHTFRLRTPDLSLTLLGAAVVGQECEVQIVFKNPLPVTLTNVVFRLEGSGLQRPKILNVGDIGGNETVTLRQTFVPVRPGPRQLIASLDSPQLSQVHGVIQVDVAPAPGDRGFFSDTGGDSHLGETIPMASRGGA; encoded by the exons ATGGAGGGTTTCTGGGTCAGCTGGCTGGGGCTACCTGGGTTAAGGAGCCACCCCCACCTCTTCCTAACAGGCATGATGGACGGGCCACGTTCCGACGTTGGCCGTTGGGGTGGCAACCCCTTGCAGCCCCCTACCACGCCTTCtccagagccagagccagagccagacAGACGCTTtcgcagaggaggaggaggccgtTCCTTCTGGGCTcgctgctgtggctgctgttcATGCCGAAATGTGGCAGATGACGACTGGGGACCCGAACCCTCTGACTCCAGGGGTCGAGGGTCCAGCTCTGGGACTCGAAGACCTGGCTCCCGGGGCTCAGACTCCCGCCAGCCTGTCTCCCGGGGCAGCGGTGTCAATGCAGCTGGAGATGGCACCATCCGAG AGGGCATGCTAGTAGTGACCGGTGTGGACTTGCTGAGCTCGCGCTCGGACCAGAACCGCCAAGAGCACCACACAGACGAGTATGAATACGATGAGCTGATAGTACGTCGCGGGCAGCCTTTCCGCATGCTTCTCCTCCTGTCCCGGACCTATGAATCCTCTGATCGCATCACCCTTGAGTTACTCATCG GAAACAACCCTGAGGTGGGCAAGGGCACGCACGTGATCATCCCAGTGGGCAAGGGGGGCAGTGGAGGCTGGAAAGCCCAGGTGACCAAGGCCAGTGGGCAGACTCTGAACCTACGGGTCCACACTTCCCCCAACGCCATCATCGGCAAGTTTCAGTTCACAGTCCGCACACAGTCAGACGCTGGGGAGTTCCAGTTGCCCTTTGACCCCCGCAACGAGATCTACATCCTCTTCAACCCCTGGTGCCCAG AGGACATTGTGTACGTGGACCATGAGGATTGGCGGCAGGAGTATGTGCTTAATGAGTCTGGGAGAATTTACTACGGGACCGAAGCACAGATTGGCGAGCGGACCTGGAACTACGGCCAG TTTGACCACGGGGTGCTGGATGCCTGCCTATACATCCTGGACCGGCGGGGGATGCCATATGGAGGCCGTGGAGACCCAGTCAGTGTCTCCCGGGTCATCTCTGCCATG GTGAACTCCCTGGATGACAATGGAGTCCTGATTGGGAACTGGTCTGGTGATTACTCCCGAGGCACCAACCCATCAGCGTGGGTGGGCAGCGTGGAGATCCTGCTTAGCTACCTACGCACCGGCTATTCCGTCCCATATGGCCAGTGCTGGGTCTTTGCTGGTGTGACCACTACAG TGCTGCGCTGCCTGGGTCTGGCCACCCGTACTGTCACCAACTTCAACTCCGCCCATGACACAGACACATCTCTTACCATGGACATCTACTTCGATGAGAACATGAAGCCCCTAGAGCACCTGAACCATGATTCTGTCTG GAACTTCCACGTGTGGAACGACTGCTGGATGAAGAGGCCAGATCTTCCCTCGGGCTTTGATGGGTGGCAGGTGGTGGATGCCACACCCCAGGAGACTAGCAGTG GCATCTTCTGCTGTGGCCCCTGCTCCGTGGAGTCCATCAAGAATGGCCTGGTCTACATGAAGTATGACACGCCTTTCATTTTTGCTGAG GTGAATAGTGACAAGGTGTACTGGCAGCGGCAGGACGATGGCAGCTTCAAGATTGTGTATGTGGAGGAGAAGGCCATCGGCACACTCATTGTCACAAAGGCCATCGGCTCCAACATGCGTGAGGACATCACCTACCTCTATAAGCACCCAGAAG GCTCAGACGCAGAGCGGAAGGCAGTAGAGACAGCAGCAGCCCACGGCAGCAAACCCAATGTGTACGCCAACCGGGGCTCAGCGGAGGATGTGGCCATGCAGGTGGAGGCACAGGACGCGGTGATGGGGCAGGATCTGATGGTCTCAGTCATGCTGACCAATCACAGCAGCAGCCGCCGCACAGTAAAACTGCACCTCTACCTCTCAGTCACCTTCTATACTGGTGTCACTGGGACCATCTTCAAGGAGACCAAGAAGGAAGTGGAGCTGGCACCAGGGGCCT CGGACCGTGTGACCATGCCAGTGGCCTACAAGGAATACCGGCCCCACCTTGTGGACCAGGGGTCCATGCTGCTGAACGTCTCAGGCCATGTCAAGGAGAGCGGGCAGGTGCTGGCCAAGCAGCACACCTTCCGTCTGCGTACCCCAGACCTCTCCCTCACG TTACTGGGAGCGGCAGTGGTTGGCCAGGAGTGTGAAGTACAGATTGTCTTCAAGAACCCCCTTCCCGTCACCCTCACCAATGTCGTCTTCCGACTCGAGGGCTCTGGGTTACAGAGGCCCAAGATCCTCAATGTTGG GGACATCGGAGGCAATGAAACAGTGACACTGCGCCAGACATTTGTGCCTGTGCGACCAGGCCCCCGCCAGCTCATTGCCAGCTTGGATAGCCCGCAGCTCTCCCAGGTGCACGGTGTCATCCAGGTGGATGTGGCCCCAGCCCCTGGGGACAGGGGCTTCTTCTCAGACACTGGAGGTGACAGTCACTTGGGAGAAACCATCCCTATGGCATCTCGAGGTGGAGCTTAG
- the TGM1 gene encoding protein-glutamine gamma-glutamyltransferase K isoform X2, which translates to MMDGPRSDVGRWGGNPLQPPTTPSPEPEPEPDRRFRRGGGGRSFWARCCGCCSCRNVADDDWGPEPSDSRGRGSSSGTRRPGSRGSDSRQPVSRGSGVNAAGDGTIREGMLVVTGVDLLSSRSDQNRQEHHTDEYEYDELIVRRGQPFRMLLLLSRTYESSDRITLELLIGNNPEVGKGTHVIIPVGKGGSGGWKAQVTKASGQTLNLRVHTSPNAIIGKFQFTVRTQSDAGEFQLPFDPRNEIYILFNPWCPEDIVYVDHEDWRQEYVLNESGRIYYGTEAQIGERTWNYGQFDHGVLDACLYILDRRGMPYGGRGDPVSVSRVISAMVNSLDDNGVLIGNWSGDYSRGTNPSAWVGSVEILLSYLRTGYSVPYGQCWVFAGVTTTVLRCLGLATRTVTNFNSAHDTDTSLTMDIYFDENMKPLEHLNHDSVWNFHVWNDCWMKRPDLPSGFDGWQVVDATPQETSSGIFCCGPCSVESIKNGLVYMKYDTPFIFAEVNSDKVYWQRQDDGSFKIVYVEEKAIGTLIVTKAIGSNMREDITYLYKHPEGSDAERKAVETAAAHGSKPNVYANRGSAEDVAMQVEAQDAVMGQDLMVSVMLTNHSSSRRTVKLHLYLSVTFYTGVTGTIFKETKKEVELAPGASDRVTMPVAYKEYRPHLVDQGSMLLNVSGHVKESGQVLAKQHTFRLRTPDLSLTLLGAAVVGQECEVQIVFKNPLPVTLTNVVFRLEGSGLQRPKILNVGDIGGNETVTLRQTFVPVRPGPRQLIASLDSPQLSQVHGVIQVDVAPAPGDRGFFSDTGGDSHLGETIPMASRGGA; encoded by the exons ATGATGGACGGGCCACGTTCCGACGTTGGCCGTTGGGGTGGCAACCCCTTGCAGCCCCCTACCACGCCTTCtccagagccagagccagagccagacAGACGCTTtcgcagaggaggaggaggccgtTCCTTCTGGGCTcgctgctgtggctgctgttcATGCCGAAATGTGGCAGATGACGACTGGGGACCCGAACCCTCTGACTCCAGGGGTCGAGGGTCCAGCTCTGGGACTCGAAGACCTGGCTCCCGGGGCTCAGACTCCCGCCAGCCTGTCTCCCGGGGCAGCGGTGTCAATGCAGCTGGAGATGGCACCATCCGAG AGGGCATGCTAGTAGTGACCGGTGTGGACTTGCTGAGCTCGCGCTCGGACCAGAACCGCCAAGAGCACCACACAGACGAGTATGAATACGATGAGCTGATAGTACGTCGCGGGCAGCCTTTCCGCATGCTTCTCCTCCTGTCCCGGACCTATGAATCCTCTGATCGCATCACCCTTGAGTTACTCATCG GAAACAACCCTGAGGTGGGCAAGGGCACGCACGTGATCATCCCAGTGGGCAAGGGGGGCAGTGGAGGCTGGAAAGCCCAGGTGACCAAGGCCAGTGGGCAGACTCTGAACCTACGGGTCCACACTTCCCCCAACGCCATCATCGGCAAGTTTCAGTTCACAGTCCGCACACAGTCAGACGCTGGGGAGTTCCAGTTGCCCTTTGACCCCCGCAACGAGATCTACATCCTCTTCAACCCCTGGTGCCCAG AGGACATTGTGTACGTGGACCATGAGGATTGGCGGCAGGAGTATGTGCTTAATGAGTCTGGGAGAATTTACTACGGGACCGAAGCACAGATTGGCGAGCGGACCTGGAACTACGGCCAG TTTGACCACGGGGTGCTGGATGCCTGCCTATACATCCTGGACCGGCGGGGGATGCCATATGGAGGCCGTGGAGACCCAGTCAGTGTCTCCCGGGTCATCTCTGCCATG GTGAACTCCCTGGATGACAATGGAGTCCTGATTGGGAACTGGTCTGGTGATTACTCCCGAGGCACCAACCCATCAGCGTGGGTGGGCAGCGTGGAGATCCTGCTTAGCTACCTACGCACCGGCTATTCCGTCCCATATGGCCAGTGCTGGGTCTTTGCTGGTGTGACCACTACAG TGCTGCGCTGCCTGGGTCTGGCCACCCGTACTGTCACCAACTTCAACTCCGCCCATGACACAGACACATCTCTTACCATGGACATCTACTTCGATGAGAACATGAAGCCCCTAGAGCACCTGAACCATGATTCTGTCTG GAACTTCCACGTGTGGAACGACTGCTGGATGAAGAGGCCAGATCTTCCCTCGGGCTTTGATGGGTGGCAGGTGGTGGATGCCACACCCCAGGAGACTAGCAGTG GCATCTTCTGCTGTGGCCCCTGCTCCGTGGAGTCCATCAAGAATGGCCTGGTCTACATGAAGTATGACACGCCTTTCATTTTTGCTGAG GTGAATAGTGACAAGGTGTACTGGCAGCGGCAGGACGATGGCAGCTTCAAGATTGTGTATGTGGAGGAGAAGGCCATCGGCACACTCATTGTCACAAAGGCCATCGGCTCCAACATGCGTGAGGACATCACCTACCTCTATAAGCACCCAGAAG GCTCAGACGCAGAGCGGAAGGCAGTAGAGACAGCAGCAGCCCACGGCAGCAAACCCAATGTGTACGCCAACCGGGGCTCAGCGGAGGATGTGGCCATGCAGGTGGAGGCACAGGACGCGGTGATGGGGCAGGATCTGATGGTCTCAGTCATGCTGACCAATCACAGCAGCAGCCGCCGCACAGTAAAACTGCACCTCTACCTCTCAGTCACCTTCTATACTGGTGTCACTGGGACCATCTTCAAGGAGACCAAGAAGGAAGTGGAGCTGGCACCAGGGGCCT CGGACCGTGTGACCATGCCAGTGGCCTACAAGGAATACCGGCCCCACCTTGTGGACCAGGGGTCCATGCTGCTGAACGTCTCAGGCCATGTCAAGGAGAGCGGGCAGGTGCTGGCCAAGCAGCACACCTTCCGTCTGCGTACCCCAGACCTCTCCCTCACG TTACTGGGAGCGGCAGTGGTTGGCCAGGAGTGTGAAGTACAGATTGTCTTCAAGAACCCCCTTCCCGTCACCCTCACCAATGTCGTCTTCCGACTCGAGGGCTCTGGGTTACAGAGGCCCAAGATCCTCAATGTTGG GGACATCGGAGGCAATGAAACAGTGACACTGCGCCAGACATTTGTGCCTGTGCGACCAGGCCCCCGCCAGCTCATTGCCAGCTTGGATAGCCCGCAGCTCTCCCAGGTGCACGGTGTCATCCAGGTGGATGTGGCCCCAGCCCCTGGGGACAGGGGCTTCTTCTCAGACACTGGAGGTGACAGTCACTTGGGAGAAACCATCCCTATGGCATCTCGAGGTGGAGCTTAG